The following nucleotide sequence is from Salvia splendens isolate huo1 chromosome 2, SspV2, whole genome shotgun sequence.
cagcctccatctcgtcccgtctcgtcgcgcgtctcgtcgcgcgtctcgactcggcgagccacgagacgagctgtctcgccacgcgcctaggcgacgtggcgcagcccggcgtcgtgcgtgacgcccactcgccggcccgcgagtgggcgtcgtcacgtgctgacgcaataaatattttttttaaaaaaaaattcaaatttaaattttttattttggcagcacaacttggccttccgactccccctcaacctcgaccgcctccggaggatgattagcccttccgattaatttttttttattttgtgtgtttttttattttgtgtgttttttttattttgcgtgtttttttattttgtgtgtttttttattttgttttaattttaataaagtgtgtttgtttaaattgaattgggttttaaaaaaaaattataaattaaattgaatgaatagtaattaagagacggtatagagacggagcgttgcaggttccgtctcttagttaagagatggaggcaaAAAGGACAGtgaggccctcaaatagtgctcaaatagtagttaagagacggtttaagagacggtatagagacagcgttgtggatggcctaaggcACATGAGAAAATAAGAGGTGGAAAGAGATACTACATGTTAATACAATTAATATGTGATTTAGTGACTAGTAGTATTAGTTAGTATGCATAAACGTATCGTTTAAATCACTACACGTGTGTAATGCTATTCAAATATGTAAACATAGTCAACTAGAAAACTTTAGATAGTATAATTTGTAAACATATTCAAACCTGGtgatttattatttcattttttaatattatgagaTCCACTCAAATTTGATCAAACTTTATAAATTTTAGATCTACCCAAAATGTAAAAAGGCGGGTTTGTAGCCCACCACCTATTCAATCCCCTCTACAAATCGTTTATGCTGATATAATTATAgctattttccatttttgagTGAACTAGTAGATGATTATGTATAAATTTATGACCAAACACATAATTCAAATTCATCTCATTATTTCGTAAGTTTACTCTATAGAGGTGGTCCAAACCTAAGTCTGTTGACAAGTTGCAAAATATctgatatttttataattttattcgAAAAAAAGACTAAAACTATAGTTTACTCTTTCCATCCAAAGTTACCCATTTAATATCCATATTTTGGGAAACTAACACATTTTATtgttaatgattttttttcctgCAAAATAAGTCATTCTATCTAGTTGGATGGATCCCAATTTTCATTAACAtaattcaataattattttcttatctGTATTACTTTAACAATTATGAATGAAAATTTTTATCGTTCTAAATAtctctattttttaaatataaaaggaaaaaacaaaaagaaaataacagcCGGTCGGACCGGGTAAGATAAACTAGGTCAGAAACAGGAACCGGACCAATAAATAGCTGCGGATGGCGCAGAAATTAAGGTTAGGGCCTAACGAAGATACGAAGCCGGAGAAGAGGGCTGGAGCCTATAATCTTATCTTTACTTGCAATTGCACTGCACCAACGTAATTCATTGCCTTAGTTTCCCTATTCGTTTGAGGAATTTCAGATCCATAGCTCTTCTGTTTTACCAGCAAAACCCTAGTTATTTCCCCCTTTCATCAATTAATCAAACGtgtttgtaatgttattttgaGTTCTTGTTTATGCAATCTATTCGCTGCGTTAATTGTGTTTTTGGTGTTTTGGATATCGCAGAGCATGGATCGGTACCAGAAAGTGGAGAAGCCAAAGATTGAGACTCCGATTGATGAGAATGAGATTCGGATTACGAGCCAAGGCAGGATGCGGAGTTACATTACTTACGCCATGACGCTGCTTCAGGTATTTCTCTGCATCTATTTTGGTAGATTCATTTTGCTGGAATTGTTTCACGCATTAAATAGATTGCTTTGTCCTTTGCGTTTGGATGATGTTCTTTCTATGTTTTtgcatttatttcattttttaagatTTATACTATTATTCAGGGGCACTTATGAGTGGACTAATTAATTGCAGTTCATTGAGTTTAATACGTAGCTTTCTTAGAATTCTGAATAAATTTAATGTTAGAATTTAGAAACTATTGTGCTCATATTTCCTCTTTCTCTGAGGCTCATGGTAGGAATAATTTACTAGATATCTACTAATTTTCTTCTCAAACGACGCCGACTTTGCTCGAGTGCCACTCATAGTTGAAATATTTGTATTAGTATGAGCTGATGATTGTCTTGCATAGTTTCATGCTGATTGTTTGCTTGCATTTTGAATGAGGCCTTAGGCATCTGGAAAATGCTTGTGATATGCGTTTTTCATCAATACTTACTGTGAACTTGGGACCTTTTTTTACCTGTTAGTTGTTTCCAGGTTCTGTACCATGGGAAATACATCTAAACTAGAGTTTtctgtttgtatttttttctattCGACTTTATGAGATTATGATCGACCGTACTGCATTCTTCATGTGCATGTTTTGCatgtttatatatgtatagatagtgATTATTATGTTTTATAATTTGGGATACTTGTTCTGTACTTGTCGGAGAGTCTAATTATTCAATGCCTTGTAGGAGAAAGGTTCGGATGATATAGTGTTTAAGGCAATGGGCAGAGCCATTAACAAAACTGTGACGATCGTGGAGCTTATCAAGGTTTTTTATCTAGTGGCATTTTTGGTTTGATTTCAGAAGTTGATTTTTTATGGTTCTCTTCTCTGAAGATATTGCAATTTTCTTTGGTTCAGAGGAGAATTGTTGGTCTTCACCAGATTACTGCTATTCAATCTACTGACATAACCGACACATGGGAACCCCTGGAGGAAGGGCTTCAAATGTAAGGGCCAAACTTGATGGAAAAAAGAAACATTTTTTAAGTTGTAAATTTATACTACATCTTGTTTTTTCGTCTGAAATATTGAAGAACAACTGGGTTCCTTACAAATTGTGTTCTCTCTTTCTCAGTCTGGAAACCACTAGGAAAGTTTCAATGGTTACAATAACACTCTCAAAAAAGGAGCTGGATACGAAAAATGTCGGGTGAGTTTATTGAAGATTTCTGCTGTTTGGGagttttgtttcttttatgTAGTCTGTGCTGTATCTTTGATAGGCTGTTTGTTTTTCGTCTTACATTATGCATATGGCATGTTTGTGTTATTCAGCATGAGTCTATATTCAAGTGCTGCTGTTTTCATTTTAGTGTCCAATAAAAATTATGCTAGGTGTCAAGTCAATATACTTTTCATTAGGTTGTTGGATTGGAACTTGAactcaataattttttaattatttttcttatccTTAGGTAAGAGAGGTAGGTTTATTGTGAACTATTACTATGAaagtattttgttttgttttgttttgtttgagttGGAGACAAGTAGTACCTATTACTATGATACTGACTTGCCAATTGCCATCATGTTTAGATACCAACAGCCAATACCAGAAGATCAGGTGAAGGTGTTGTCTCCAGATGTAGACTATGATGGAGGTGGTGTCACATTCTAGTTCCTGTGTTTTTAAGAACTACAACTACATTGTTGTTGTTTTGAcatctttctttttttgggtCCAGAGGGATCGCCTCCTACCCGTGGAAGAGGCCGAGGTGGCAGAGGGAGGGGGAGACCTAGATTCCAGTCTGGTATACATTTTGTTGACCTCAATGTTGTCTGAACTCCAGGGTTCTGCAAGTTGTCAATTATTCATATACTGAATGAGCTGTTGTTTCTATAGGGAATGGCTTTGCTTATGCTGAGTATGATGATGGAGGCTATGAAAGGAACCGTGGGTATGCCAGAGGTAGGGGACGAGGTAGAGGCCGTGGTTTCCGTGGCCGTGGAAGGGGTGGCTACAATGGTCCTCTGGGGGATGCTCAGCATGATGCTGGAACCTACAATCAAGAAGCACCACGAGGTACAGAGTTTGTTGAcatcaaatattattttagaAAAGAGTTACTCCTCGTTCCTCTCTGCTTTGTCTTATTTTTGGTATAGCTGAGTGAATTAGTTGTGATGCAGGTCGTGGCCGTGGGAGGGGAATTCGGGGAAGGGGTCGTGGGTTCAGAGCTAATGTGCCTGTCCAAGCAGCTGCTTGAGATGCGTAGGTGTTCAAAACTGGGGTTTATTATTGTACAAGGACAAGGACAGTATGTTCTATAAGCTGATATGTATCCACCACATCTCTAtgtttgtttttagttttattgatatttattatttttccacCAATTCTAGTTGTAATTTTAGGGTGTAATCATTTTAGACTTGCTTGAGCCGCTCTAGCGTGCTGAGTCGTTTTTGTTCTCTTTGTCACGCATATTTCATTCGGACATCCATATTTGTTTAATGCAACGTGATTGGTGTGGACCACATTCTTTTTATTCTTATATTTTGTGATAATTTGCTATTTGCtagttattgttattgttattgttattgttatgtTTATCTGTAATGACAATATTAGTTCCTGCTGCTAATTTTTGTGTCACTCATCACAAATCTCAAACAGTTACATGGGCAATAGATTGTTAAATATCTAGTAATATAAAAAGTGAACATATCTTGATTTGGAATTTACTCTTGTTAGACCTTGAATAAATTCATCAAGAATCCAAactgttaaatattttaatgaatagAGACTTTGTTGCTTGTTTTGATGCATTTTCTTTGCCACTAGCAGTAGCATGAGTCTTTGTTACTATAGTCTTAATGAGTTTTTTTTAACACCATTATACAATCTTTTCAAATGCAAGTTGGATGAAGTGAATAAACTTCTCTAACAAATTATTCTTCTAACCGTTATATATGCAACATTTTATATtaatcaataatttaaatacATTGTTTGATTACTATAGTACGACTTTGACAGCGTCAATTGGTAACTACATTAACCTAACTAATTCAAGAATCATGATATTCCAATGATTGGTTACTGCTTGATTTATAACTTATTGGGTCGGTTGATTTATAATTATAGGCCAATTATATAGAATTCCTCCTTATTTTCGTTTCTTTGCTAAAgtcatcatatatatatataattaatatattcgACTTTGCTTAAAAACTGTTTTAGCACATGGCAATGATCATCATTAATGGCGTACGAATTGTACATGTTATTTTGTTCAATTTCTTCTGTTTTACGCGTCGCCAAAATAATTGCAAAATACAGGAAACTATATAGAAACGTCACCTCCTTTAGTCAACCATAATtgtcaataataaaaaatttataggTGCTTCAGATTTCAATTCAATATATATGTGAACATCTTGAAACCAGGCGCTTCATCCGGCATAATTGAATTATGACTTGAGTGGTcacaatagaaataaaataaaataaaaacatgcaAAGTAGGTATTATTAGTTTCTAGACGTATTACTCacaatgaaatttgataaatggtagtagtaattgataaTTGATGATTCAGTTAtcttattttttagtattttggATTCTCTAGTTCCCTATCCCAACTCAAAATCAATCTCTATTTTTGCAATGTTAAAATCTTTAAAATGTTGCAATAATGTCATTAATTATTTTCGATTTGTTGCAATATTTCAGAagttttgttgaaataaaaaaatgggtaAATTTTCATGCATTACTAAATTAAAaatcatcccaaaaataaaattacaaaatttgacAATGGTAATTGTATACTATTATTGTGAGCTTATCAAATTCTTTAGTCGATCTTAAGAAAAATTATTCGAGTAGTTATAATGTGTTTCTTATCAAACATCCTTTTAATTTGAACTATATATAGTCTATAGGTGCGAAAAACTTATGCATCAAGTTAAATTTATAGATGAGATTAGCTAGCTTCTCCaactattaataatttattaggTTTCAAGTCAAACCATAAAGTTGCAACAAAAACTTAGTCTTGATAGATAATTAATATGACTGATCATCAATCAATCATATTTCTATAGTTGTATGTTTACTTCTTAATTCTAAGGTGAATGAAATGATTCCAGCTTAATAATATTAGAGACATGCATTAATGGTAACAACAGAACTGATGAACctttgtaattaattttttaattccaTTAGGCAGAGAAATTAACAACACCAAGCAATGTTAATGCCAATGACATGTGCGTAACACATGAGAATAAGAGTTTAACAAACTTTGTATATACAAAGTTGGGGTATATTTGTCATTTTCTATTATTTGCATGATTGAGGgatttacctattttaactCTACTTCAATTTTACATTATAACCCCTCATATTAATTAAGGAATGAACTATAGTACTTTcaactaaatataaaaaagaaaatacttgaagttttttaataaaaatattttgttcTCATAAATTTATACAAATATTTTGCGTCATGTTTTTCTAGTTTTAAcaagaaatatgaaaataagtaaaaaaaaaacagtgaaaatattgataattgaattaatattaattaagtaaaattaattttgaaaataatataataatatatgtatattataaaattaattaaagattaaTTTTGTTAGTATATTATATTTTCCACTTTCCTTCAATACTTAACATACAATTCTAAAAATCTTACTTTTTAaagaatttatttaaattatcctttttatttaaaaaataaattaatttatatttttcaatttgaatCTCATATGTtcttgtattttatttcattttcttcaacTGTTTTAATATTTATGATTTGCAATATAATTTGAAGCATGTAATTTCATATATcttaaatattttcttcaataatttatgttttttatttaaaaaacaatttttataaacttattttttcataaatttatttatattatcctTTTATACCAaatactaattaatttttacagtatattttttaatttggatcTCATATGTACATtgtattgtattttatttttttcaactattttaatatttgttatttgaaatataatttgaaacttgtaattttgaatatttgttgtataggaaggggtgggtaggtacggtataccttaccgaaaccaccataccgtaacttcggtatgcgaaaaaatcatacaaattatcttaccaaaattttcggtatactgaacttcggtataccttattttcggtatggagaattttcataccgatatcATACCTCATTTTTGGTATGCCGTAacaaagttcggtataccatacttttgcggtataccttactttcaatatcaatgaaaattgaatatttgagttttagaatactatttttattttatagaaatttaaataatatacaggtattaaatactagtatattttattcatattatattatatttcacaataaattttataatttaaaaatatataaaatactttatatattattatattcatattttacggtatataccttaaattacggtatataccgaatttcggtatgccgcggtataccgcggtatataaaaattcatacctttaccttaccgaaatatttcggtaaggtatcataccataccgaaaatcacggtataccgaaaatttgatattttcggtattttttcggtacgataaggccggtatttcggcatttcggtatttttccccagccctatataggagtagtatatagCATACGGAGAAATATGTAAAGAAATGTCAATATTTGTTACTATTGTAAAAATTCACATGAATGAAGATTTAATTTCCTGGtatatattttgaatatataattaataatacaaTTGAAGAATGTGATAGGTGGGCGCCAAGTGCCACGAACTCCATAATCAAATTACCTCTAATATTATATCATTTGATGCACtatagaatataaaaaaatattaatcaattttttttataatgggTTTAAAAGgtagaaattagaaaataaaataccagtagttttaataaaattatacatGGCATAATATGAGATAAATTCTAAATAAAAGAGTATTTTGCCCATTTTTACTTTGTAGAAAAAGGAACAATTTATCTATATTCATATATCATTGTGatagtttaaataaaatgaacaaAAAACTTATTCCATTAAAATATGAATGATTATTCtatctattattttttttgtgaatctTTTAATAACGTACCAGTggacattttaaaaataaaatcaattacttattttttagttataaatgattgaggaaaaatTGTGCTTCGTAATAGTATATTTTgctttatataattataaatatggtCAAATTAGTCATAAAAGTATGTAATTAATGATGCTaccaattcaaaatattttaatattatcctatttaaattaaaaGGGCATTTTGTATGTacaaattttgttaatttatctttattctaaGAATAATTATGGTGGTAAATAATTATGGTCAAAACAATGCACATGACATGTTACAATACGTACACATAAAATGCATAAATCATACGGGCTAGGTAATTATATGATAAAACTTGATAATACTTTCAATCTAATAAAATCCAATATGAACTCGATCTATTAAAAAAAGTTCTCAAACTGAATATAAACTTGACTTACTGTCTTGAAACCCGAACAAGACCTATACATGATACAAAGTTGTTAATGATATAAGCTGAGTTGACATGAAATGATAATAACACGATAACGAGACATACCTAATTTACGTGGTTAAAATCTGTTATTTAAACATGTTTTTCAAGAACTTAATAAAACTaaagtataaatttttttaatgaataaaaataaataaaataatacagtattatatttttaatgggTTACTCAAATACAACCCAAAACTAGCAGATTCCTAATGGATCGACCCAATAAGAAAACATACTGAtgatttggcgaatttttgatgggaataaatgcaagtaataaacgatcacaacacggaaaattacgtggttcgatttactgaggtaaatctacgtccacgggaagaagagagggcaaatttgtattgcttggtctcgcttacagattacaatactgatttgctataagattcaggatctag
It contains:
- the LOC121759142 gene encoding ribonuclease P protein subunit p25-like protein isoform X2; protein product: MDRYQKVEKPKIETPIDENEIRITSQGRMRSYITYAMTLLQEKGSDDIVFKAMGRAINKTVTIVELIKRRIVGLHQITAIQSTDITDTWEPLEEGLQILETTRKVSMVTITLSKKELDTKNVGYQQPIPEDQVKVLSPDVDYDGEGSPPTRGRGRGGRGRGRPRFQSGNGFAYAEYDDGGYERNRGYARGRGRGRGRGFRGRGRGGYNGPLGDAQHDAGTYNQEAPRGRGFRANVPVQAAA
- the LOC121759142 gene encoding ribonuclease P protein subunit p25-like protein isoform X1, which translates into the protein MDRYQKVEKPKIETPIDENEIRITSQGRMRSYITYAMTLLQEKGSDDIVFKAMGRAINKTVTIVELIKRRIVGLHQITAIQSTDITDTWEPLEEGLQILETTRKVSMVTITLSKKELDTKNVGYQQPIPEDQVKVLSPDVDYDGEGSPPTRGRGRGGRGRGRPRFQSGNGFAYAEYDDGGYERNRGYARGRGRGRGRGFRGRGRGGYNGPLGDAQHDAGTYNQEAPRGRGRGRGIRGRGRGFRANVPVQAAA